One genomic region from Mycobacterium basiliense encodes:
- the mqo gene encoding malate dehydrogenase (quinone) — translation MAELARTADVVLVGAGIMSATLGALLSRLEPDLSIVVIERLDAVGAESSGPWNNAGTGHAALCELNYTPERSDGSIDIAKAVHVAEQFQVTRQFWAYAVENGILTDIPSFLNAVPHVSFVCGAQGVDYLRRRHAALAGNPLFAGAQFVNDPDEFARLLPLMAAKRDFSKPVALNWAQDGTDVDFGSLARQLIGFCVRSGATALFGHEVRQLSQESDGKWTLTVGNRRTGEKRKITAKFVFVGAGGHALPLLQKSGIKEIKGFAGFPIGGRFLRASNPALTAAHGAKVYGVPSPGAPPLGALHLDLRFVNGRSWLVFGPYAGWSPKFLKHGHFSDLPRSITRNNVLSMLGVGVSQRRLVSYLVGQLQLSAPDRVGMLREFVPSAVDSDWELTVAGQRVQVIRRDQRKGGVLEFNTTMVSDSDGSIAGLLGGSPGASTAVPIMIEVLQRCFGSRYQTWLPTLKEMVPSLGAKLAQEPALYDEVWSWTTKTLQLDGL, via the coding sequence GTGGCAGAGCTAGCCAGGACTGCTGATGTCGTGCTGGTGGGAGCGGGCATCATGAGTGCCACGCTCGGGGCGTTGCTGAGCCGGTTGGAGCCCGACTTGTCGATCGTCGTGATCGAACGGCTGGACGCCGTCGGCGCGGAGAGCAGCGGCCCCTGGAATAATGCCGGCACCGGCCATGCCGCCTTGTGCGAACTGAACTACACGCCGGAGCGCTCCGATGGCTCTATCGATATCGCCAAAGCGGTACACGTCGCCGAGCAGTTCCAGGTCACCCGCCAATTCTGGGCATACGCCGTGGAGAACGGCATCCTGACCGATATCCCCAGTTTTCTCAATGCCGTCCCGCACGTGAGTTTCGTGTGCGGGGCCCAGGGGGTCGACTACCTGCGGCGTCGCCACGCGGCGCTGGCGGGCAACCCGTTGTTCGCTGGCGCCCAATTCGTCAATGATCCCGATGAGTTTGCCCGGCTGCTGCCGTTAATGGCCGCCAAACGCGATTTCTCCAAGCCGGTCGCGCTCAACTGGGCCCAGGACGGTACCGATGTTGACTTTGGCTCGCTGGCTCGCCAGCTGATCGGGTTTTGTGTGCGCAGCGGCGCCACCGCTCTTTTCGGCCACGAGGTCCGTCAGCTGTCCCAAGAGTCCGACGGCAAATGGACGCTGACCGTCGGCAATCGCCGGACCGGCGAAAAACGCAAGATCACTGCCAAGTTCGTCTTCGTCGGTGCTGGCGGCCACGCACTGCCGTTGCTGCAGAAGTCCGGGATCAAGGAGATCAAGGGCTTTGCCGGCTTTCCGATTGGCGGCCGGTTTCTGCGAGCCAGCAATCCCGCGCTTACCGCCGCCCACGGGGCCAAGGTGTACGGAGTCCCGTCGCCGGGAGCCCCGCCGCTGGGGGCGTTGCATCTGGATTTGAGGTTCGTCAATGGCAGGTCGTGGCTGGTGTTCGGGCCGTACGCGGGCTGGTCGCCGAAGTTCTTGAAGCACGGCCATTTCAGTGATCTGCCCCGGTCGATCACGCGCAACAATGTGCTGTCGATGCTCGGTGTCGGTGTGTCCCAGCGCAGGCTGGTGAGCTATCTGGTTGGGCAGCTGCAGCTCTCCGCGCCAGACCGGGTCGGCATGTTGCGTGAATTTGTGCCCAGCGCCGTCGATTCGGACTGGGAATTGACCGTGGCCGGTCAGCGGGTCCAGGTGATTCGCCGCGACCAGCGCAAGGGCGGTGTGCTCGAGTTCAACACCACCATGGTGAGTGATTCCGACGGCAGCATCGCAGGGCTGCTGGGCGGGTCGCCGGGTGCCTCGACGGCCGTGCCGATCATGATCGAGGTCTTGCAACGGTGTTTTGGCTCCCGCTACCAGACGTGGCTGCCTACGCTCAAGGAAATGGTGCCCTCGCTGGGCGCCAAGCTGGCCCAAGAGCCCGCGCTGTACGACGAGGTGTGGTCGTGGACCACCAAGACGTTGCAGCTGGACGGCCTATGA
- a CDS encoding GNAT family N-acetyltransferase: MSEALRRVWSKDLDARTLYELLKLRVEVFVVEQACPYPELDGRDLLAETRHFWLETTDGEVICTLRLMEEHAGGEKVFRLGRLCTKRSARGQGHSTRLLRAALAEVGDYPCRIDAQLYLADMYAQHGFVRDGDDFIDDGIPHLPMLRPASGPAAHT; this comes from the coding sequence ATGAGCGAAGCACTGCGTCGCGTCTGGTCCAAAGACCTTGATGCGCGGACGCTTTACGAGCTGCTCAAACTGCGGGTGGAGGTGTTCGTGGTGGAGCAGGCCTGCCCGTATCCAGAGCTGGACGGCCGCGATTTGCTGGCCGAGACCCGGCACTTCTGGTTGGAGACGACCGACGGTGAGGTGATTTGCACCTTGCGACTGATGGAAGAGCACGCCGGCGGTGAGAAGGTGTTTCGCCTCGGCCGCCTGTGTACCAAGCGTTCGGCCCGCGGCCAGGGCCATTCCACTCGGCTGCTACGTGCCGCGCTGGCCGAGGTCGGTGATTACCCATGCCGGATCGACGCTCAGCTCTATCTGGCCGACATGTATGCCCAACACGGTTTTGTCCGCGACGGTGACGACTTCATCGACGACGGAATTCCGCACCTGCCGATGTTGCGGCCCGCATCCGGACCGGCGGCACACACGTGA
- a CDS encoding magnesium chelatase subunit D family protein: MKAYPFSAIVGHDQMLLALLLSAVRPEIGGVLIRGEKGTAKSTAVRGLAALLSAATGSAGAGLVEMPLGATEDRVVGSLDLQRVLRDGEHAFSPGLLGRAHGGVLYVDEVNLLHDHLVDILLDAAAMGRVHIERDGISHSHEARFVLIGTMNPEEGELRPQLLDRFGLTVDVQASRDVDVRVEVIRRRMAYESDPDAFAERYLDADAALAGRIAQARAIVDDVVLADNELRQIAALCAAFDVDGMRADLVVARTAVAHAAWRGAHTVAEQDIRVAAELALPHRRRRDPFDDHGIDREQLDEALARTADESPQQPEPDPEPPGGGQPADVDSAPQQQNSKQKPPQAPKPSAPPGKVFRTRALTVPGVGEGAPGRRSRARNASGSVVAPAETSETDSGAHGLHLFATLLAAAEHASSAGPLRPRPDDVRRAVREGREGNLVIFVVDASGSMAARDRMAAVSGATMSLLRDAYQRRDKVAVITFRCNEARILLPPTSSAHIAGRRLARFDTGGKTPLAEGLLAARELVIREKVRDRARRALVVVLTDGRATAGPDPLGRSRIAATRLLAEGVAAVVVDCEMSYVRLGLAAQLARQLGAPAVRLEQLHADHLTQAVRRVA, translated from the coding sequence GTGAAGGCCTATCCGTTCAGCGCGATCGTCGGGCATGACCAAATGCTGCTGGCGCTGCTGTTGTCGGCCGTTCGTCCCGAGATCGGTGGGGTGCTCATCCGCGGCGAGAAGGGCACCGCGAAATCGACTGCCGTGCGCGGGCTTGCGGCGTTGCTGTCGGCGGCAACGGGCAGCGCCGGCGCCGGGCTGGTAGAGATGCCCCTGGGCGCCACCGAGGATCGGGTGGTTGGCTCACTGGACTTGCAGCGTGTCCTCCGCGACGGCGAGCACGCGTTTTCCCCGGGGTTACTGGGCCGTGCTCACGGGGGAGTGCTTTACGTCGATGAAGTCAACCTGCTGCACGATCATCTTGTCGATATCCTGCTCGATGCCGCCGCGATGGGACGGGTCCACATTGAACGCGACGGCATATCACACTCGCATGAGGCCCGTTTTGTTCTGATAGGCACCATGAATCCAGAGGAAGGTGAGCTGCGTCCGCAGCTACTGGACCGGTTCGGTCTCACCGTTGACGTACAGGCATCCCGCGATGTGGACGTGCGGGTGGAGGTCATCCGGCGGCGGATGGCCTACGAATCCGACCCCGATGCGTTTGCCGAACGTTATCTCGACGCTGATGCGGCGCTGGCCGGACGGATCGCCCAGGCACGGGCGATAGTCGACGATGTGGTACTGGCGGACAATGAGTTACGACAGATTGCGGCGTTGTGTGCGGCGTTCGATGTCGATGGTATGCGAGCCGATTTGGTGGTGGCCCGTACCGCGGTTGCGCACGCGGCGTGGCGGGGTGCACACACCGTCGCCGAGCAGGACATCCGAGTGGCCGCCGAACTGGCGTTGCCGCATCGACGCCGCCGGGACCCGTTCGATGATCACGGAATCGATCGCGAGCAGCTGGACGAGGCGCTGGCGCGGACCGCCGACGAATCACCGCAACAGCCCGAGCCGGATCCTGAACCGCCCGGCGGTGGACAGCCCGCTGACGTGGATTCTGCTCCTCAACAACAGAATTCCAAACAGAAGCCACCACAAGCGCCCAAGCCCAGCGCCCCGCCCGGCAAGGTGTTCCGTACCCGCGCCCTGACCGTTCCAGGGGTCGGCGAAGGCGCGCCGGGACGACGGTCGCGAGCGCGGAACGCCTCCGGCAGTGTGGTGGCGCCCGCCGAGACAAGCGAAACCGATTCCGGCGCCCATGGATTGCATCTGTTCGCCACCCTGCTGGCGGCCGCCGAGCACGCGTCAAGCGCCGGGCCATTGCGACCGCGGCCGGACGACGTACGGCGGGCCGTTCGTGAGGGGCGTGAGGGCAATCTGGTGATCTTCGTCGTCGACGCATCGGGATCGATGGCCGCCCGCGATCGCATGGCCGCGGTCAGCGGCGCAACCATGTCGTTGCTGCGCGACGCCTACCAACGACGTGACAAGGTGGCGGTAATTACCTTTCGGTGTAACGAGGCCAGGATCTTGCTGCCACCAACATCGTCGGCGCATATCGCGGGCAGGCGGCTGGCGAGGTTCGACACCGGCGGCAAGACGCCGCTTGCCGAAGGTCTGCTGGCGGCGCGCGAGCTGGTTATCCGGGAAAAGGTGCGGGATCGCGCTCGACGCGCTCTGGTGGTGGTGCTCACCGACGGCCGAGCCACCGCCGGACCGGACCCGTTGGGGCGCAGCCGAATCGCCGCGACCAGACTGCTCGCGGAGGGGGTCGCTGCGGTCGTCGTCGACTGCGAAATGTCATATGTGCGGCTCGGCCTGGCGGCCCAATTGGCTCGCCAGTTGGGGGCCCCGGCCGTGCGTCTCGAACAGTTGCACGCCGACCATTTGACGCAGGCCGTCCGTCGCGTGGCGTGA
- the cobO gene encoding cob(I)yrinic acid a,c-diamide adenosyltransferase, translating to MPQGNPIQIPDDGLTTRARRNMPLLVVHTGNGKGKSTAAFGMALRAWNAGLDVAVFQFVKSAKWKVGEEAVFYQLGQLHDQHGVGGAVEWHKMGAGWSWSRKAGSDEDHAAAAADGWTEIARRLSAQRHQFYVLDEFTYPLKWGWVDVGEVVEALSSRPGHQHVVITGRDAPPRLVEAADLVTEMTKVKHPMDAGRKGQKGIEW from the coding sequence ATGCCGCAAGGTAATCCAATTCAGATACCCGATGACGGACTTACCACGCGGGCGCGGCGCAATATGCCGCTGCTGGTGGTCCACACCGGCAACGGCAAGGGGAAGTCGACGGCGGCCTTCGGTATGGCGCTGCGGGCTTGGAACGCCGGCCTCGATGTCGCGGTGTTTCAGTTCGTCAAGAGCGCCAAGTGGAAAGTCGGCGAGGAGGCGGTGTTTTATCAACTCGGCCAACTGCACGACCAACACGGGGTTGGTGGAGCCGTTGAATGGCACAAAATGGGCGCCGGTTGGTCATGGTCCCGCAAGGCCGGCAGCGACGAGGATCACGCCGCGGCGGCCGCGGACGGCTGGACCGAGATCGCGCGCCGGCTGTCGGCGCAGCGCCACCAGTTCTATGTGCTGGACGAATTCACCTACCCCCTCAAGTGGGGTTGGGTCGACGTCGGCGAGGTGGTCGAGGCGTTGTCGTCCCGTCCCGGGCACCAACACGTGGTGATTACCGGGCGTGACGCTCCGCCGCGGCTGGTTGAGGCCGCCGATCTGGTCACCGAAATGACCAAGGTTAAGCACCCGATGGATGCGGGTCGCAAGGGTCAGAAGGGCATCGAGTGGTGA
- a CDS encoding cobyrinate a,c-diamide synthase: protein MSSVPAVVLAAPASGSGKTTVATGLIGALRQAGHSVAPFKVGPDFIDPGYHALAAGRPGRNLDPVLVGERLIGPLYSHGCGGADIAVIEGVMGLFDGRIGAAATSPAPGCTAQVAALLGAPVILVVDARGQSHSVAALLHGFSTFDSATRIAGVILNRVGTARHEQVLRQACDQAGVPVVGAIPRTAELELPTRYLGLVTAAEYGRRARRAVESMTALVARHVDLAAVLAAARSHAGDPPWDPVTAVGGPLGRRATVAMASGKAFSFGYAEHTELLRAAGADVVEFDPLSEALPEETNAVLLPGGFPEQFAAELSANDAVRCQIKELATAGAPVHAECAGLIYLAAELDEHPMCGVLAGSARFTQRLKLGYRDAVAVADSSLYPAGQRVVGHEFHRTAVTFTEGYQPAWVYRGPEAEVVRDGVVHAGVHASYLHTHPAATPQAVARFVARAAAAMGTPPA, encoded by the coding sequence GTGAGCTCGGTACCGGCGGTGGTTCTCGCCGCCCCCGCGTCGGGCAGCGGAAAGACCACCGTCGCCACGGGATTGATCGGGGCGCTACGACAGGCGGGCCATTCGGTTGCGCCGTTCAAGGTGGGCCCTGACTTCATCGATCCCGGATACCATGCCCTGGCTGCAGGGCGACCCGGCCGTAATCTGGACCCGGTTCTGGTGGGGGAGCGGCTCATCGGCCCGCTGTATTCGCACGGCTGCGGGGGCGCCGATATTGCGGTGATCGAGGGGGTGATGGGCCTCTTCGACGGACGGATCGGCGCGGCCGCGACGAGCCCGGCGCCCGGCTGCACGGCGCAGGTGGCAGCTCTGTTGGGGGCCCCGGTGATCCTGGTGGTCGACGCCCGTGGTCAGAGCCACAGTGTGGCCGCGCTGTTGCACGGCTTCTCCACGTTCGATTCCGCGACCCGGATCGCCGGGGTCATCCTCAACCGGGTCGGGACCGCCCGACACGAGCAGGTGCTGCGCCAGGCCTGCGATCAGGCCGGTGTCCCTGTGGTGGGTGCGATCCCGCGCACGGCCGAATTGGAACTGCCGACCAGGTATCTCGGTCTGGTGACCGCCGCGGAGTACGGCCGCCGGGCGCGGCGTGCGGTCGAGTCGATGACCGCCCTCGTGGCTCGGCATGTCGATTTGGCCGCGGTGCTGGCGGCCGCGCGAAGCCACGCCGGGGATCCGCCGTGGGATCCGGTGACGGCCGTGGGCGGGCCACTGGGCAGGCGTGCCACGGTCGCGATGGCATCGGGCAAGGCGTTCAGTTTCGGCTACGCCGAACACACCGAGCTGTTGCGGGCGGCCGGCGCCGACGTGGTTGAGTTCGATCCGCTCAGTGAGGCGCTGCCCGAAGAAACCAACGCCGTGCTGTTGCCGGGCGGATTCCCCGAACAGTTCGCCGCGGAGTTGTCCGCTAACGACGCGGTGCGCTGCCAAATCAAGGAATTGGCTACCGCCGGTGCGCCCGTGCATGCCGAATGTGCGGGCCTTATCTATTTGGCCGCCGAACTCGACGAGCATCCGATGTGTGGGGTGCTGGCCGGATCGGCACGCTTCACCCAGCGCCTCAAGCTCGGATATCGAGACGCGGTTGCGGTCGCCGATTCGTCGCTGTATCCGGCCGGCCAGCGGGTGGTGGGGCACGAATTTCACCGAACCGCGGTCACCTTCACCGAGGGTTACCAGCCGGCATGGGTGTACCGAGGACCGGAGGCAGAGGTGGTGCGAGACGGCGTCGTGCACGCCGGCGTGCATGCGTCCTATCTGCACACCCACCCGGCGGCCACCCCCCAAGCCGTGGCCCGCTTCGTTGCCCGCGCCGCCGCGGCTATGGGCACGCCGCCCGCGTAA
- the cobA gene encoding uroporphyrinogen-III C-methyltransferase codes for MTESPYLVGLRLGGRKVVVVGGGTVAQRRLPLLIASGADVHVICRSATRSVEAMDQITLSLREYRNGDLEGAWYAIAATDDAAVNAAVVAEADRRQIFCVRADIAVDGTAVTPATFGYAGLSVGVLAGGEHRRSAAIRSAIREALQQGLITPEGPESADSTDVVRGGVALVGGGPGDPELITVRGRRLLAQADVVVADRLAPPELLAELPPHVEVIDAAKIPYGRAMAQDAIHAVMIDRARSGKFVVRLKGGDPFVFARGYEEVLACAEAGIPVTVVPGVTSAIAVPALAGVPVTHRATNHEFVVVSGHIAPDHPESLVNWNALASMSGTIVLLMAVERIELFVDALLKGGRPADTPVLVVQHGTTPAQHTLRARLVDTPEKVRAEGIRPPAIIVIGAVAAFGV; via the coding sequence GTGACCGAGAGCCCCTACCTCGTCGGACTGCGACTGGGCGGCAGGAAGGTCGTCGTCGTCGGCGGGGGCACCGTTGCTCAGCGTCGGCTACCCCTTCTCATCGCCAGCGGCGCCGACGTGCACGTCATCTGTCGCAGCGCCACCCGCTCGGTGGAGGCGATGGACCAAATCACGTTGTCGTTGCGTGAGTATCGGAACGGCGACCTTGAGGGGGCCTGGTACGCCATCGCGGCCACCGATGACGCCGCGGTGAATGCGGCCGTCGTCGCGGAGGCGGATCGCCGCCAGATCTTCTGCGTGCGCGCCGACATCGCGGTCGACGGAACCGCGGTCACCCCGGCAACGTTTGGCTACGCAGGACTGTCGGTGGGGGTGCTGGCCGGCGGGGAACACCGCCGTTCGGCGGCGATCCGGTCAGCCATCCGGGAGGCGTTGCAGCAGGGGCTCATCACCCCGGAAGGCCCGGAAAGCGCGGACAGCACCGATGTCGTCCGCGGCGGGGTGGCGTTGGTCGGAGGCGGCCCCGGTGACCCCGAACTGATCACCGTCCGAGGCCGGCGCCTGCTGGCCCAGGCCGACGTTGTGGTCGCGGACCGGCTGGCGCCGCCCGAACTGCTCGCCGAGCTGCCGCCACACGTGGAGGTGATCGACGCAGCCAAGATCCCGTACGGCCGGGCCATGGCCCAGGACGCCATCCACGCCGTCATGATCGACCGGGCCAGATCCGGGAAGTTCGTGGTGCGTCTAAAAGGAGGCGATCCGTTCGTCTTCGCGCGCGGTTATGAAGAGGTGTTGGCATGCGCCGAAGCCGGGATTCCGGTGACCGTGGTGCCAGGTGTGACAAGTGCCATAGCTGTGCCCGCTTTGGCGGGCGTTCCGGTCACTCATCGGGCCACAAATCATGAATTTGTGGTGGTCAGCGGCCATATCGCGCCCGACCACCCCGAATCGTTAGTGAATTGGAATGCATTGGCTTCGATGTCGGGCACGATTGTTTTGCTGATGGCGGTCGAACGCATCGAACTTTTCGTCGACGCCCTACTAAAAGGCGGTAGACCTGCGGATACGCCGGTGTTAGTCGTTCAGCATGGGACGACGCCCGCTCAGCACACGTTGCGGGCTAGGCTTGTCGACACGCCGGAGAAGGTCCGCGCGGAGGGGATTCGACCTCCGGCGATCATCGTTATCGGGGCTGTCGCCGCGTTCGGGGTTTAA
- a CDS encoding MFS transporter: protein MTALNDTERAAHNWTSERQERSTSARSSRSAETAPQRISRYYPTWLPSRRFIAAVIAIGGMQLLATMDSTVAIVALPKIQDELSLSDAGRSWVITAYVLTFGGLMLLGGRLGDTIGRKRTFIVGVALFTISSVLCAVAWDEATLVVARLSQGVGSAIASPTGLALVATTFPKGPARNAATAVFAAMTAIGSVMGLVVGGALTEVSWRLAFMVNVPIGLVMIYLARTALRETNRERMKLDAAGAMLATLACTAAVFAFSMGPEKGWLSITTLGSGVVALGAVIAFVVVERTAENPVVPFHLFRDRNRLVTFSAILLAGGVMFSLTVCIGLYVQDILGYSALRAGVGFIPFVIAMGIGLGVSSQLVSRFSPRVLTIGGGWLLLAAMLYGSAFMQRGVPYFPNLVMPIVVGGIGIGMVVVPLTLSAIAGVGFDQIGPVSAIALMLQSLGGPLVLAVIQAVITSRTLYLGGTTGPVKFMNDLQLGALDHGYTYGLLWVAGAAVIVGLMALFIGYTPEQVAHAQEVKEAIDAGEL from the coding sequence ATGACGGCTCTCAACGACACAGAGCGGGCAGCCCACAATTGGACGTCGGAGCGGCAAGAGCGTTCGACGTCGGCCCGCTCTTCGCGCTCGGCGGAGACCGCCCCACAGCGCATTAGCAGGTATTACCCGACCTGGCTGCCCTCTCGTCGCTTTATTGCCGCGGTCATCGCCATTGGCGGGATGCAGCTGCTGGCCACCATGGACAGCACGGTCGCGATCGTCGCGCTTCCTAAGATCCAGGACGAGCTGAGCCTGTCCGACGCCGGCCGTAGCTGGGTGATCACCGCCTATGTGCTGACCTTCGGCGGGCTCATGCTGCTGGGCGGCCGGCTCGGCGACACCATCGGGCGCAAGCGCACCTTCATCGTCGGCGTGGCACTGTTCACCATCTCCTCGGTGCTGTGCGCGGTTGCCTGGGACGAGGCAACGTTGGTTGTCGCGCGGCTGTCGCAGGGCGTGGGGTCGGCAATCGCATCGCCGACCGGTTTGGCGCTGGTGGCGACCACGTTCCCCAAGGGGCCGGCGCGTAACGCCGCGACGGCGGTGTTTGCCGCGATGACCGCGATCGGCTCGGTGATGGGCCTGGTGGTCGGCGGCGCGCTGACCGAGGTCTCGTGGCGGCTGGCGTTCATGGTCAACGTGCCGATCGGGCTGGTGATGATCTACCTGGCCCGTACCGCACTGCGGGAAACCAACCGTGAGCGGATGAAGCTCGACGCCGCCGGGGCCATGCTGGCCACGCTGGCTTGCACCGCCGCGGTTTTCGCCTTCTCGATGGGGCCCGAAAAGGGCTGGCTCTCAATCACCACCCTTGGTTCGGGCGTGGTCGCGTTGGGTGCGGTCATCGCGTTCGTCGTGGTCGAGCGCACCGCCGAAAACCCCGTCGTGCCCTTCCACTTGTTCCGCGACCGCAACCGGCTGGTCACGTTCAGCGCGATCCTGCTGGCCGGCGGCGTGATGTTCAGTCTGACCGTCTGCATCGGCCTGTACGTGCAGGACATTCTCGGCTACAGCGCACTGCGCGCGGGTGTCGGCTTTATCCCGTTCGTCATCGCCATGGGCATTGGCCTGGGTGTCTCCTCGCAGCTGGTGTCACGGTTTTCGCCACGGGTGTTGACGATCGGCGGCGGCTGGCTGCTGCTGGCCGCGATGCTGTATGGCTCGGCGTTCATGCAACGCGGCGTGCCCTACTTCCCCAACCTGGTCATGCCGATCGTCGTCGGCGGCATCGGGATCGGCATGGTCGTCGTCCCGCTGACCCTGTCGGCGATCGCCGGTGTGGGCTTCGACCAGATCGGCCCGGTGTCGGCGATCGCGCTGATGCTGCAGAGCCTGGGCGGGCCGCTGGTGTTGGCCGTTATCCAGGCCGTCATCACGTCGCGCACGCTGTACCTGGGCGGCACCACCGGCCCGGTGAAGTTCATGAACGACCTGCAACTGGGCGCCCTGGACCACGGCTACACCTACGGCCTGCTGTGGGTTGCCGGGGCGGCGGTCATCGTCGGTCTTATGGCGCTGTTTATCGGCTACACCCCCGAGCAGGTTGCCCACGCCCAAGAGGTCAAGGAAGCGATCGACGCCGGGGAGCTGTAA